From a single Streptomyces misionensis genomic region:
- a CDS encoding ATP-dependent DNA helicase UvrD2 — translation MTAATHSPLFPQVPDVPDSADAVLEGLDPEQREVATALRGPVCVLAGAGTGKTRAITHRIAYGVRAGILQPTSVLAVTFTNRAAGEMRGRLRQLGAQGVQARTFHSAALRQLQYFWPKAIGGGMPRLIDRKIQLVADAAAALGTRLDRGELRDVTSEIEWCKVTQTIPADYPYAAAKAGRESPRDPTEIAHLYAAYEDLKRDRAVIDFEDVLLLTVAILQDRHDIAEQIRAQYQHFVVDEYQDVSPLQQRLLELWLGERDDLCVVGDASQTIYSFTGATPDHLLDFRVRYPGATVVKLVRDYRSTPQVVRLANGLLAQAHGRAADHRLELISQRPSGPEPVYAEYTDEPAEAEGAARRIRELIDAGVPAAEIAVLFRTNSQSETYEQALADAGVPYQLRGAERFFDRPEVRKAGIALRGAARFGGNDALLDGAVDLPSQVRAVLSGEGGWTPVPPAGSGAVRERWESLAALVNLAQDLAAARPGATLGDFVAELDERANTQHAPTVQGVTLASLHAAKGLEWDAVFLVGVAEGMLPITYAKTDEQVEEERRLLYVGVTRARERLHVSWALSRSPGGRPSRRPSRFLDGLRPGTTPTVGRGAAAAVGGVERGVLAAAAAAVPRRTQRTPARCRVCGRTLTDAGEMKLMRCEDCPSDMDEGLYERLREWRAAQAAQSGQPDFCVFTDRTLMAIAEARPDSAAELSRIPGVLSRKLRSYGADVLAICAGQEVGGEDADD, via the coding sequence GTGACAGCAGCAACGCACTCCCCCCTCTTCCCGCAGGTACCGGACGTCCCGGACTCCGCCGACGCGGTGCTCGAAGGGCTCGATCCCGAGCAGCGCGAGGTGGCCACCGCCCTGCGCGGCCCGGTGTGTGTGCTGGCCGGCGCGGGCACCGGCAAGACCCGGGCGATCACCCACCGCATCGCCTACGGGGTGCGCGCCGGGATCCTCCAGCCCACCAGCGTCCTCGCCGTCACCTTCACCAACCGTGCCGCCGGAGAGATGCGCGGCCGGCTGCGCCAGCTCGGCGCCCAGGGCGTCCAGGCCCGCACCTTCCACTCCGCGGCCCTGCGCCAGCTCCAGTACTTCTGGCCGAAAGCCATCGGCGGCGGCATGCCCCGGCTGATCGACCGCAAGATCCAGCTGGTCGCCGACGCGGCCGCGGCCCTCGGCACCCGGCTCGACCGCGGCGAGCTGCGCGACGTCACCAGCGAGATCGAATGGTGCAAGGTCACCCAGACGATCCCGGCCGACTACCCGTACGCGGCAGCGAAGGCCGGCCGCGAGTCCCCCCGCGACCCCACCGAGATCGCCCACCTGTACGCGGCCTACGAGGACCTCAAACGCGACCGCGCGGTGATCGACTTCGAGGACGTGCTGCTGCTCACCGTCGCCATCCTCCAGGACCGGCACGACATCGCCGAACAGATCCGCGCCCAGTACCAGCACTTCGTGGTGGACGAGTACCAGGACGTCAGCCCGCTCCAGCAGCGGCTGCTGGAACTGTGGCTCGGCGAGCGCGACGACCTGTGCGTCGTCGGCGACGCCAGCCAGACCATCTACTCGTTCACCGGAGCAACGCCCGACCACCTCCTCGACTTCCGCGTCCGGTACCCGGGCGCCACCGTCGTCAAGCTGGTGCGCGACTACCGCTCCACGCCCCAGGTCGTCCGCCTGGCCAACGGCCTGCTCGCCCAGGCCCACGGCCGCGCCGCCGACCACCGGCTGGAACTCATCTCCCAGCGCCCCTCCGGGCCCGAACCCGTCTACGCCGAGTACACCGACGAGCCGGCCGAGGCCGAGGGAGCCGCCCGCCGCATCCGCGAGCTGATCGACGCCGGCGTCCCGGCCGCCGAGATCGCCGTCCTGTTCCGCACCAACTCCCAGTCCGAGACCTACGAGCAGGCTCTGGCCGACGCCGGCGTGCCCTACCAGCTGCGCGGCGCCGAACGCTTCTTCGACCGGCCCGAGGTGCGCAAGGCCGGCATCGCCCTGCGCGGCGCCGCCCGCTTCGGCGGCAACGACGCCCTGCTGGACGGCGCCGTGGACCTGCCCTCCCAGGTCCGCGCCGTGCTGTCCGGCGAGGGCGGCTGGACCCCCGTGCCCCCGGCCGGCTCCGGCGCCGTCAGAGAACGCTGGGAATCCCTCGCCGCGCTGGTCAACCTCGCCCAGGACCTCGCCGCCGCCCGCCCGGGCGCCACCCTCGGCGACTTCGTGGCGGAACTGGACGAGCGGGCGAACACCCAGCACGCCCCCACCGTCCAGGGCGTCACCCTCGCCTCCCTGCACGCCGCCAAGGGCCTCGAATGGGACGCCGTCTTCCTGGTGGGCGTCGCCGAGGGCATGCTGCCCATCACCTACGCGAAGACGGACGAGCAGGTCGAGGAGGAGCGCCGTCTGCTCTACGTCGGCGTCACCCGCGCGCGCGAACGCCTCCATGTCTCCTGGGCCCTCTCCCGCTCGCCCGGCGGCCGCCCGAGCCGCAGGCCCAGCCGCTTCCTCGACGGGCTGCGCCCCGGCACCACCCCCACCGTGGGCCGCGGCGCCGCCGCGGCCGTCGGCGGCGTCGAGCGCGGCGTCCTCGCCGCGGCCGCGGCCGCGGTGCCTCGGCGCACCCAGCGCACCCCGGCCCGCTGCCGGGTCTGCGGCCGCACCCTCACCGACGCCGGCGAGATGAAACTGATGCGCTGCGAGGACTGCCCCTCCGACATGGACGAAGGGCTCTACGAGCGGCTGCGCGAGTGGCGGGCGGCGCAGGCCGCGCAGAGCGGTCAGCCGGACTTCTGCGTCTTCACCGACCGCACCCTGATGGCCATCGCGGAGGCCCGGCCGGACAGCGCCGCGGAACTCTCCCGCATCCCCGGCGTCCTCAGCCGCAAGCTGCGCAGCTACGGAGCCGATGTGCTGGCCATCTGCGCAGGTCAGGAAGTCGGCGGCGAGGACGCGGACGACTGA